CATCGTTTGATACGAATACTGTTCACTTGTATCCTGCAATTGGTAACATGGATTATTTAGTTACTTTATATGCATACAACAGTTATGGCTGTATGGACAGTGTTTCACAAATTGTCACTGTTCAAGATGTTATTACTTTCTACATTCCAAATTCATTTACACCTGATGGAGATGAGTTCAACCAGTATTTCCAACCCGTGTTTAGTTCTGGAGTTGATCCTTATGATTTCCACATGGTTATTTTTGATCGCTGGGGTGAAGTGATGTTTGAAACTTACAACTTTGATTACGGATGGAATGGTACTTACGGAGATCAAGGACTTGTTGAAAATGGTGTCTATGTATGGCAGATTGAATTTAAAGAAACCATGTCAGACAAACGACATACTCACCGTGGACATGTAACGGTATTGAAATAATAGAATATTCAAATCATAAAAAAAATCTCACTATACGGTGGGATTTTTTTTTGTCTTCTTCTTCATTCTTTGATTCAGGAAACTAAATTTTTTCCAATAAAAAAAATCTTGATTCAAGATCCCACTGTAAGATATTAGCATGTCTCTATATGGAGATTTTTTTTGCTGACTAATCAACCCGAATTTCTGATTTATATCTAGCATCCACAATACCATTCAAGTTGAATGAAACTTGAATCATGTTGATTTATTTCATAATAACAACCTGGAATAATTTCTGTGGGCTCATACTTAGTATAATCATCTTTCCATATATATGTTGGATTATCGCAATTATCACAATGGGAGCGATATTCTATAACCGGATAAATAACTTGCATGAATTCTTTTTTATCATAACAAGATGTCTGAAGTACACCGGCAGCACCAACCTCAGGATACTTGATATACCGATAAGATATTCCGTTTTCAAATTCTTGCTCCCATTCAACTGGTCCGTAAAAATCTTCACGACGAATTATTTTCTTGGCTCCTACCGAATCAAGATGCGTGATTAAATAGAAGTAAATTTCATCTTGAATAAATTTATTTTCATCGTCAGTTTTAAGAATAGCGAGTGAATCACTTTCTTTCCAGATCAAGAATCTTTGTGAAACTTGGGGAAGACAAGTTTGATTGTTATGAGTTGCAGCGAAAGTATCAGATGAAGTTTTACTGATATATGATTTTATTTCTTCATCATGAGTCACCTCTGATTTGTTGCAACACGAATAAATACACGTGAGTAAAATAAGATGGAATGCGGTCTTCACGCAAATAAATAGTATTTCTTTATGCAGAGTTTAGCGTAACGAAACAAATAAAGATTGATAAATCACACATAAAAAAAATCCTCCAAGTTATGGAGGATTCCTTTGTTATTTTCTTTTATCAACCGGAACAAATGGTCTTAAGGTATGACCTGTATAAATTTGTCTTGGACGACCGATAGGCTCATTGCCTTGACGCATTTCTTTCCATTGTGCAATCCAACCCGGAAGACGACCAAGCGCGAACATTACGGTAAACATATCCGTTGGGATACCTAAAGCCCGATAAATAATACCAGAGTAGAAGTCAACATTTGGATATAAATTTCTTGATTTGAAATAATCATCTTCCAAAGCAACTTTTTCTAATTTTTTAGCGATGTCTAAAATTGGATCATTCACGCCAAGTGCAGCTAATACTTCATCTGCCGCTTTTTTAATGATTTTTGCGCGCGGGTCAAAGTTTTTATAGACACGATGCCCGAATCCCATCAAACGGAAGCCATCATTTTTATCTTTAGCTTTCAATACATATTTATCTACATCACCACCATCAGCTTTAATTGCTTCAAGCATCTCAATTACTTCTTGATTTGCACCACCGTGAAGTGGTCCCCACAATGCAGAAACCCCGGCTGAAATTGAAGCAAATAATCCGGCATGAGAAGAACCAACGATACGAACGGTTGAAGTAGAGCAGTTTTGCTCATGATCAGCGTGCAGAATAAGTAATTTATCCAAAGCATCAACCACCACTTTATTTGCTTTGTATTCTGTGGTAGGGATTGCGAACATCAACCGCATGAAATTTTCAACGTATCCTTTTGAGTTGTCATAATAATTCAAAGGGTAACCAACTTTGGTGCGATATACCCAAGAACAAAGAACTACAAATTTACCCAGTGTTTTACACACAGCATGATACATGTCATGTTCAGATTTAACATCTACCGGTTTAGGATTGAACGCAGTAAGCGCACTGGTAAGCGCAGTAAGAATGCCCATTGGGTGAGCTGAAGCAGGAAAACCATCAATGATGTCTTTCATCTCTTCATGCACCAAGGTGTATTTGCGAATATCATTTTCAAATTGTTCTAACTGCGCTTTTGTGGGTAATTCACCAAAAATCAACAAATAGGAAACTTCAAGAAAATCAGCTTTCTCAGCTAAATCTTCAATAGAATATCCACGATATCTTAGAATCCCCTCTTCACCATCTAAAAAGGTGATGCCACTTTCACATGCTCCGGTATTTTTATAACCGCGATCCATGGTAATGTACCCGGTCAAATCACGGAGTTTAGAAATATCAATTGCTTTTTCATTTTCAGAACCAGTAATTACCGGCAGTTCAATGGTTTTGTCTCCCAAAATTATTTTTGCTACTTCACTCATGGTGTATGTGTTTTAAAGTGTTGTGAAATTCCCCATGATCGGGTTAAATTATTTTGTCACTAATATACAGGGTTTGTCTAACCAAAATACAAAATGATTTATTTTTTTTTCGTTGACATGACAATGCAAGTGTACAATCATTCGCATAATCAGACAATTCAAGTGCCTGAATTAGTTTTAAGATATTAATCAATTCTAAAACTGAGAAAAATCAAATTGGCTCTAGGATTTAGAATAAATCATTGGATAGCTAAAAAAAAATGCGGCTAATTTGTATAATTTTTGAGTTCATCAAGCAATTCTGCCGGTTTCTGAAACCCAACGATAGTCCCCAGCCTCACCTCTTTTTTAGAAAGAATAACAAAAGATGGGAAACTCATTTTTCCACTGAGCAGATTTACAGCTAATTCATTATACCCTTTACCGTTATACATTTTATACTCGTATAGCACCTCTTTGTATGCAACAGGTTCTTTTGACTCTGCATTCATTTTTACAGCATAAAAGTGTTCATTCATATATTCAATCACAGAGGAATCAAGAAAAGTTGACTGATCCATTTTTTTACACCATCCACACCAATCAGTATAAATATCAATAAAGAAGAATTTTTTATCATCCTTATTTCTGTCTGAAGCAGTTTCAATATCAAGCCATTCAATGCTATTTGAATTTTCAGTTTCTGATGCAAAAGAACACCCCAAATGCAAGGCAAACAAATCTGCGCCTGCCAGCAATGGAAGCGTTAATATACTAATGAAACCGGTCAATACAGCCTTTACCATAAATTGAATTAGAGATTTTCTAGCGTAAACTCAAGCATTTTATTGTAAAGATGTAAACGAGTATACCCACCATAAATTCCATGATTTTTGTTGGTGTAAATAAACATATCAAAATCTTTATTCTTTTTAACCAGTGCGTCAACCATTTCCATCGTATTTTGCACATGCACATTATCATCACCTGAACCATGAATTAACAAATATTTTCCGGTAAGTTTTTCAACGTGGTTGATTGGAGAATTATCATCATATCCTGAAGCGTTTTCAGCAGGTGTGCGCATGAATCTTTCAGTATAAATATTATCATACCACCTCCAATTTGTAACAGGGGCAACAGCTATTGCCATTTTAAACACGTCAGCTCCTTTAGTAATGCATAATGAAGACATGTAGCCGCCGTAGCTCCAACCCATTACTCCAATACGTGATGCATCAACATATGACCACTGCCCTACTTCACGTGCAACAGCAATCATATCTTCTGTTTCAAGTTTCCCTAGTTGTAGGTAAGTACATTTTTTAA
This genomic stretch from Crocinitomicaceae bacterium harbors:
- a CDS encoding citrate synthase, with amino-acid sequence MSEVAKIILGDKTIELPVITGSENEKAIDISKLRDLTGYITMDRGYKNTGACESGITFLDGEEGILRYRGYSIEDLAEKADFLEVSYLLIFGELPTKAQLEQFENDIRKYTLVHEEMKDIIDGFPASAHPMGILTALTSALTAFNPKPVDVKSEHDMYHAVCKTLGKFVVLCSWVYRTKVGYPLNYYDNSKGYVENFMRLMFAIPTTEYKANKVVVDALDKLLILHADHEQNCSTSTVRIVGSSHAGLFASISAGVSALWGPLHGGANQEVIEMLEAIKADGGDVDKYVLKAKDKNDGFRLMGFGHRVYKNFDPRAKIIKKAADEVLAALGVNDPILDIAKKLEKVALEDDYFKSRNLYPNVDFYSGIIYRALGIPTDMFTVMFALGRLPGWIAQWKEMRQGNEPIGRPRQIYTGHTLRPFVPVDKRK
- a CDS encoding DUF255 domain-containing protein; amino-acid sequence: MVKAVLTGFISILTLPLLAGADLFALHLGCSFASETENSNSIEWLDIETASDRNKDDKKFFFIDIYTDWCGWCKKMDQSTFLDSSVIEYMNEHFYAVKMNAESKEPVAYKEVLYEYKMYNGKGYNELAVNLLSGKMSFPSFVILSKKEVRLGTIVGFQKPAELLDELKNYTN